From a region of the Fischerella sp. JS2 genome:
- a CDS encoding GTP-binding protein — protein MAVRTPLTVITGPLGSGKTTLLRHILDTFPKKIAILMNEFGEIAIDTKIIQGKNVQMADLGGGCVCCSLLGEFEAAVNEIIDNVDPDYIVVETTGVAEPDALVFDIQESLHRVRLDGVITVIDADAMIKYPSIGHTTRIQIEAADTILLNKVDLVSETELQTIERKLNSINGTAAIVHTVRGKVDAELLFGISHEKVQAPPHHVHQPEFESFSYNSSANFNRQCFEEFADSLGTEIYRAKGFIKFLEGVYLFNFVAGRWELELFPQTATELVFIGKDLRLIKSEIINRLKLCEQ, from the coding sequence ATGGCAGTACGTACACCATTAACAGTAATTACCGGGCCGTTGGGAAGCGGCAAAACAACACTGCTGCGTCATATCCTTGACACTTTCCCCAAAAAGATTGCCATTTTGATGAACGAATTTGGCGAAATAGCGATCGATACCAAAATCATTCAAGGTAAAAACGTTCAAATGGCAGATTTGGGTGGTGGTTGTGTTTGCTGTTCGCTACTAGGTGAATTTGAAGCCGCCGTGAATGAAATCATAGATAATGTTGATCCCGATTACATCGTCGTGGAAACAACCGGAGTCGCAGAACCGGATGCTTTAGTTTTTGATATTCAAGAAAGTTTACACAGAGTAAGGCTGGATGGAGTGATTACAGTTATTGATGCCGATGCCATGATTAAATATCCCTCCATTGGTCACACAACGCGAATTCAAATTGAAGCTGCGGACACTATTCTTTTAAACAAGGTTGATTTAGTTTCTGAAACTGAATTGCAAACAATTGAGAGAAAGTTAAATTCTATTAATGGAACTGCTGCGATTGTACATACTGTACGGGGTAAAGTAGATGCAGAGTTGCTATTTGGTATAAGTCACGAAAAAGTACAAGCACCACCACACCACGTCCATCAACCAGAATTTGAATCATTTAGTTATAACTCTTCTGCTAATTTTAATCGCCAGTGCTTTGAAGAATTTGCTGATAGTTTAGGAACTGAAATTTATCGCGCCAAAGGATTTATCAAGTTTTTAGAAGGCGTTTATTTGTTTAATTTTGTAGCTGGACGTTGGGAATTAGAGTTATTTCCACAAACAGCAACGGAATTAGTTTTTATTGGTAAAGACTTAAGATTGATTAAATCAGAAATTATCAATAGATTAAAATTATGTGAACAATGA
- a CDS encoding archease, translating to MRYEFLEDIATADTAFCAWGEDLQKLFKAAGNATINTMIENLDSIEPKETRNISLDNDELDLLLFNFLQELIYYKDSEQLLLRTQQINFEEKDGNYHLSAVLQGEKLDPQRHQQLVDVKAVTLHQFQVEKISDGWRAMVILDI from the coding sequence ATGCGTTACGAATTTTTGGAAGATATTGCCACTGCTGATACTGCCTTTTGTGCTTGGGGAGAAGATTTGCAAAAGCTTTTTAAAGCAGCAGGTAATGCCACAATTAATACTATGATTGAAAATTTGGATTCGATAGAACCAAAAGAAACGCGAAATATCAGCTTGGATAATGATGAATTAGATCTCTTACTATTTAATTTTCTGCAAGAACTAATTTATTACAAAGACAGCGAACAACTTTTGTTACGAACACAGCAAATTAATTTTGAGGAGAAAGACGGTAACTATCACCTGAGTGCTGTACTCCAAGGAGAAAAACTTGACCCTCAACGCCATCAACAGTTAGTAGATGTGAAAGCTGTCACTTTACATCAGTTTCAAGTAGAAAAAATCAGTGATGGTTGGAGGGCAATGGTGATTCTTGATATTTAG
- a CDS encoding MBL fold metallo-hydrolase, with protein MAHLNLRRPQNVSGDFYVDTTCIDCDTCRWMAPEVFIEAEGMSAVYHQPTNNKERLKALQALLSCPTSSIGTVDKPQDIKIVQLSFPIPVEENVYDCGYHSEKSYGGAGYFIQRSEGNVLIDSPRFTPPLVKRLEEMGGIRYMYLTHMDDVADHQKYAEHFGCQRILHKDDINQDTRDVEIQLAGSEPFQLAPDLLIIPVPGHSKGHTVLLYKHKFLFTGDHLAWDDELQQLIAFRNYCWYSWSELIQSMRKLANYTFEWVLPGHGRRYHTDAETMKEQMQKCIAWMETQ; from the coding sequence ATGGCTCATTTAAATCTGCGTCGCCCTCAAAATGTCAGTGGCGATTTTTATGTCGATACCACTTGTATCGACTGTGACACTTGCCGTTGGATGGCTCCGGAGGTATTTATTGAAGCTGAGGGCATGTCGGCAGTTTATCATCAACCAACAAACAACAAAGAAAGATTAAAAGCATTGCAAGCACTTTTATCTTGTCCTACTAGTTCAATTGGTACTGTTGATAAGCCTCAAGATATCAAAATTGTTCAGCTAAGCTTTCCGATTCCTGTAGAAGAAAATGTCTATGATTGTGGCTACCATTCGGAAAAATCCTATGGTGGAGCTGGCTACTTTATTCAACGATCAGAAGGTAATGTTTTAATAGATTCTCCTCGCTTTACACCGCCTTTAGTCAAGCGTTTAGAAGAAATGGGGGGAATACGTTATATGTACCTAACTCACATGGATGATGTAGCAGATCATCAAAAGTATGCAGAGCATTTTGGCTGTCAACGTATTTTGCACAAAGATGATATCAATCAGGATACTCGTGATGTCGAAATTCAATTGGCTGGTTCGGAACCTTTTCAGCTTGCTCCTGATTTATTGATTATCCCAGTTCCCGGTCACAGTAAAGGACATACTGTGCTGCTTTACAAACATAAATTTCTCTTTACTGGAGATCATCTCGCTTGGGATGATGAACTTCAGCAGCTAATAGCCTTCCGTAATTATTGTTGGTACTCTTGGTCAGAACTAATTCAGTCTATGCGGAAGTTGGCTAATTATACTTTTGAGTGGGTGCTTCCAGGTCATGGTCGGAGGTATCACACAGATGCAGAAACTATGAAAGAGCAAATGCAAAAGTGTATTGCGTGGATGGAAACTCAATAA
- a CDS encoding pentapeptide repeat-containing protein has translation MDFNMLLSRYETGERDFVGINLHKVNLREVDLSGANFCGADLSGADLSQANLSGCNFSRANLTDADLTRADLNGANLSEINLIGADLINANLEGTNLSRADLRGANLIRANLTKANLSEAELSGADLSGANLNQANLIETNLNEAELNGVNITGATITEREMSGVIMHTGLSHKWITWAGGC, from the coding sequence ATGGACTTTAATATGCTCCTAAGCCGATATGAAACAGGAGAACGGGATTTTGTCGGTATAAATCTCCATAAAGTAAACCTTCGTGAAGTAGATTTGAGTGGGGCAAATTTTTGTGGAGCAGATTTGAGTGGAGCAGATCTCAGCCAAGCTAATTTAAGCGGGTGTAACTTTAGTCGAGCAAATCTGACGGATGCAGATTTAACCAGAGCAGATTTGAACGGTGCAAATTTGAGCGAGATCAACTTGATTGGAGCAGACTTAATTAATGCTAACCTCGAGGGAACTAATTTAAGTCGTGCAGATTTGCGAGGTGCAAATTTAATTAGAGCTAACTTAACGAAGGCAAATTTGAGTGAAGCAGAATTGAGTGGTGCGGATTTAAGCGGAGCTAATCTTAATCAAGCAAATCTGATTGAAACAAACTTGAATGAAGCAGAACTCAATGGTGTTAATATAACCGGAGCAACCATAACTGAAAGAGAAATGAGTGGGGTAATTATGCACACTGGTTTGTCCCATAAATGGATAACTTGGGCTGGTGGTTGCTGA